A genomic stretch from Leptotrichia sp. HSP-536 includes:
- a CDS encoding Cas8a1 family CRISPR/Cas system-associated protein, whose amino-acid sequence MSNEKIELKLKDWLFNAGLLGFINILGEEAKNSGELEIDDEKRLIRFSPTVLENFEYKYFDFFIKRYGKTLTYGKILEFEKYIDEFEENGEEIRSINELKMINDKITFFKAKIKSASYKKAYDFIEKDGTNKILVLEKELKKIKEPKENIAEISNDDVKNNLKIMKKIIDFFKKKITDKEGSVKNYLAAKNIAYVIINNAWSSVSFLNRANAAKDIYEEYKSYFVEPALEYVNADKSKFKYKCVLLNMSMKDYKNTLGFLNDTGFDVSRKPSHVWNFVNDIAVTPLVTLVYSCVPAGFIYGADKGMFVNANHNIEQLCNINNGIAYNILEDESEEKNINLYKNLLKEIKKEKDNTKYELSDIQIVKFEEGHYKFTLLSRNILKLLSENKEKLDALLDKWYLIDRRYFYLYDTTITELLNNQNLFSLINKLCYYKISKTKLYCKLKNIEDLLKINLDYIRRLNKVDKQEKVEKKENKKTSEELTEKDIFYIRRDAMIFREEYIRKSGNDKKIGSLLYRLQNALRINNVDMFMDALISAHAYAGKNISSLFAKALLNDENFQTLGHGFLLGLLGEDKSKNENKTDKKEGNE is encoded by the coding sequence ATGAGTAATGAAAAAATAGAATTAAAATTAAAGGATTGGTTATTTAATGCTGGATTACTAGGATTTATAAATATTCTTGGAGAAGAAGCAAAGAATAGTGGAGAACTGGAAATTGATGATGAAAAACGTCTGATTCGATTTTCTCCAACAGTTCTGGAAAATTTTGAGTATAAATACTTTGATTTTTTTATAAAAAGATATGGAAAAACATTGACTTATGGTAAAATTTTAGAATTTGAGAAATATATTGATGAATTTGAGGAAAATGGAGAAGAAATTAGAAGTATTAATGAATTAAAAATGATAAATGACAAAATTACATTTTTTAAAGCTAAAATAAAATCTGCAAGTTATAAAAAGGCATATGATTTCATAGAAAAAGACGGGACTAATAAAATTTTAGTACTGGAAAAGGAATTAAAAAAAATAAAAGAACCTAAAGAAAATATTGCTGAAATTTCAAATGATGATGTAAAAAATAATCTTAAGATTATGAAGAAGATTATTGATTTTTTTAAAAAGAAAATAACTGATAAGGAAGGAAGTGTAAAAAATTATCTTGCTGCTAAAAATATAGCTTATGTAATAATAAATAATGCCTGGAGCAGCGTATCATTTTTAAATAGGGCAAATGCCGCTAAAGATATTTATGAAGAATATAAATCATATTTTGTAGAACCTGCATTAGAATATGTTAATGCTGACAAGTCTAAATTTAAATATAAATGTGTACTTTTGAATATGTCAATGAAGGATTATAAAAATACATTAGGATTTTTAAATGACACAGGTTTTGATGTGAGCAGAAAACCGTCACATGTCTGGAATTTTGTAAATGATATTGCAGTAACTCCTTTGGTTACATTAGTTTATTCCTGTGTTCCAGCAGGATTTATATATGGAGCCGACAAAGGGATGTTTGTAAATGCAAACCATAATATAGAACAATTATGTAATATAAACAATGGAATTGCATACAATATTTTAGAAGATGAGTCAGAAGAAAAAAATATAAATCTGTATAAAAATTTATTGAAGGAAATCAAGAAAGAAAAGGACAATACAAAATATGAATTATCAGATATTCAGATTGTGAAGTTTGAGGAAGGACATTATAAGTTTACTTTATTGTCACGAAATATTTTAAAACTTTTATCTGAAAATAAAGAAAAATTAGATGCCTTATTAGATAAATGGTATTTAATTGATAGAAGGTATTTTTATCTTTATGATACAACAATAACAGAATTGTTAAATAATCAAAATTTATTCTCATTAATAAACAAATTATGTTATTATAAGATTTCAAAAACAAAATTGTATTGTAAACTAAAAAATATAGAAGATTTGTTAAAAATAAATTTGGATTATATCAGGAGGTTGAATAAAGTGGATAAACAAGAAAAAGTTGAAAAAAAGGAAAATAAGAAAACATCAGAAGAATTAACAGAAAAGGATATTTTCTATATAAGAAGAGATGCAATGATTTTCAGGGAAGAATATATAAGAAAAAGTGGAAATGATAAAAAGATAGGAAGTCTGTTATACAGACTTCAGAATGCTTTGAGAATTAATAATGTTGATATGTTTATGGATGCTCTGATTTCGGCTCATGCTTATGCTGGAAAAAATATTAGCTCACTTTTTGCTAAAGCACTTTTAAATGATGAAAACTTTCAGACATTAGGGCATGGATTTTTATTAGGTTTATTAGGTGAAGATAAAAGTAAGAATGAAAATAAAACAGATAAAAAAGAAGGGAATGAATAA
- a CDS encoding HAD family hydrolase: protein MKKNVAAFFDIDGTIYRDSLLIEHFKMLVQYEYIDMMTWEGKVKEKFSKWENRTGDYDDYLDELVQTYMEALKNFSKEDMDFIAKRVMKLKGDKVYRYTRERLKYHKERGHKVIIISGSPDFLVSKMAERYGVKDYRASAYEVNENGIFTGKVTPMWDAKNKQKAIADFCKMYEIDLTKSYAYGDTTGDLTMFKNVGKAIAINPAKKLLQKIKRDKELKEKVMIIVERKDVIYKLKADVDII, encoded by the coding sequence ATGAAAAAAAATGTAGCGGCATTTTTTGATATAGATGGAACAATTTATAGGGATTCTTTGCTGATTGAGCATTTTAAAATGCTTGTACAGTATGAATATATTGATATGATGACTTGGGAAGGGAAAGTTAAGGAAAAATTTTCCAAGTGGGAAAATAGGACTGGGGATTATGACGATTATCTGGATGAGCTTGTGCAGACTTATATGGAAGCATTAAAAAATTTTAGCAAGGAAGACATGGATTTTATTGCGAAAAGAGTAATGAAACTCAAAGGGGACAAAGTTTACCGATATACACGTGAGAGACTTAAATATCATAAGGAAAGAGGGCACAAAGTTATAATTATTTCTGGAAGTCCAGATTTTCTTGTAAGCAAAATGGCTGAAAGATATGGAGTTAAGGATTACAGGGCATCTGCTTATGAAGTTAATGAAAATGGAATTTTTACAGGAAAAGTAACTCCGATGTGGGATGCCAAGAATAAACAGAAGGCAATAGCAGATTTTTGTAAAATGTACGAGATAGACTTGACAAAATCATATGCTTACGGAGATACAACAGGTGACCTGACAATGTTCAAAAATGTAGGCAAGGCTATTGCTATAAATCCAGCTAAAAAATTATTGCAGAAAATAAAAAGAGATAAGGAATTGAAAGAAAAAGTTATGATTATTGTGGAAAGAAAAGATGTTATTTATAAATTAAAAGCAGATGTGGATATTATATAA
- the cas7i gene encoding type I-B CRISPR-associated protein Cas7/Cst2/DevR, giving the protein MKKKGLTFTAIFLAQSANYGEGIGNVAALKKLSRNKGEQYTYISRQAIRYNIIEQLGEEKSPVKAEGSGDKKVVQFSADTTIKDYPELDFFGYMKTIKGENSKNRSAIVRLSNAISLETFKGDLEFLTNKGLADRIGEFPNIAQAEIHKSYYKYTVTIDLDKIGIDELDEIQVSNEEKSRRVRKLLDTISLLYRDIKGRREDLKPLFIIGGVYDIKNPFFENIVDVKNNKILVDKLCSGIYDYIEEDTISGIVKEQFENDTEVEEKLKGKNINVLDVPEFFKQLKEKVDNYYTEKVDG; this is encoded by the coding sequence ATGAAGAAAAAAGGTTTAACTTTTACAGCAATATTTTTGGCACAAAGTGCTAACTATGGAGAAGGAATAGGAAATGTTGCAGCATTAAAGAAATTATCAAGAAATAAGGGGGAACAATACACATATATTTCTAGGCAGGCAATAAGATATAATATTATAGAACAGCTTGGAGAAGAAAAGTCACCAGTAAAAGCAGAAGGAAGTGGAGATAAGAAAGTAGTTCAGTTTTCAGCAGATACGACAATTAAGGATTATCCTGAACTTGATTTTTTTGGATATATGAAAACAATAAAAGGTGAAAATTCTAAGAACCGTTCTGCAATAGTAAGACTGTCAAATGCTATTTCACTGGAAACATTTAAAGGGGATCTGGAATTTTTAACAAATAAAGGATTAGCCGATAGAATTGGAGAATTTCCAAATATCGCACAGGCTGAAATACATAAATCTTATTATAAATACACAGTTACTATAGATTTAGATAAAATTGGAATAGATGAATTGGATGAAATTCAAGTTTCAAATGAAGAAAAATCGAGAAGAGTCAGAAAACTTTTAGATACGATTTCATTGCTCTATAGGGATATTAAAGGAAGAAGGGAAGATTTAAAACCTTTATTTATAATAGGTGGAGTTTACGATATAAAAAATCCATTTTTTGAAAATATAGTGGATGTCAAGAATAACAAAATTCTAGTTGATAAATTATGTAGCGGAATTTATGATTATATAGAGGAAGATACAATCTCTGGAATTGTAAAAGAACAGTTTGAAAATGATACAGAAGTTGAAGAAAAATTAAAAGGAAAAAACATAAATGTACTAGATGTTCCTGAATTTTTTAAACAGTTAAAAGAAAAGGTTGATAATTATTATACAGAGAAAGTTGATGGATAA
- a CDS encoding NAD(P)-dependent oxidoreductase, protein MNKNFKIVYLDRITAGPIELKEKFSKYGQYIEYEDTDSSEIDERIKDADVVITTRIKLGQEQFKKAKKLKLILITATGFNHIDVKSANELGIKVANVSGYSTNSVAQLAITFLLNELTPVNKYYEEVKYGKWMNIVVPEYQKYPIDDIEGKILGIVGFGNIGKRIAQIAEILGMKIMVAKNAEKNYGKTNSVIEKDGVLQYDLDKVLKKCDVLTLHVPLTDSTRNLINLEKMKKMKKSAVILNLARGPVINQEDLYFALKNKIIKSASVDVTSIEPIEKNSKLFELDNILITPHIAWKSEKSMIKLMDDVEKNLKMFLEGKLEGLK, encoded by the coding sequence ATGAATAAAAATTTTAAAATAGTGTATTTGGACAGAATTACAGCTGGACCAATTGAACTAAAAGAAAAATTTTCTAAATACGGTCAATACATTGAGTATGAAGATACTGATTCTAGCGAGATTGACGAGAGAATAAAAGATGCAGATGTTGTAATAACAACCAGGATAAAGTTAGGACAAGAGCAATTTAAAAAAGCTAAAAAACTTAAATTGATACTTATTACAGCGACAGGCTTTAATCATATCGATGTGAAAAGTGCAAATGAGCTTGGGATAAAAGTGGCAAACGTTTCAGGGTATTCGACTAATTCCGTTGCACAACTTGCGATTACTTTTTTGTTGAATGAATTGACACCTGTTAATAAGTATTATGAGGAAGTTAAATATGGAAAATGGATGAATATTGTTGTTCCTGAGTATCAGAAATATCCGATTGATGATATAGAAGGAAAAATTTTAGGAATTGTGGGATTTGGAAATATTGGTAAAAGAATTGCCCAAATTGCAGAAATACTGGGGATGAAGATAATGGTAGCAAAGAATGCCGAAAAAAATTATGGAAAAACTAACTCTGTAATTGAAAAAGATGGAGTTTTACAGTATGACTTGGATAAAGTTCTTAAAAAATGTGATGTTTTAACGCTTCATGTTCCACTGACTGATTCGACACGGAATCTTATAAATCTTGAAAAAATGAAAAAGATGAAAAAAAGTGCAGTAATTTTGAACTTGGCGAGAGGGCCTGTTATAAATCAAGAAGATTTGTATTTTGCATTGAAAAATAAAATAATAAAATCAGCGTCTGTTGATGTTACGAGTATTGAGCCAATTGAAAAAAATTCTAAATTATTTGAGCTGGATAATATTTTAATTACACCGCATATCGCTTGGAAATCTGAAAAAAGCATGATAAAGTTGATGGATGATGTTGAGAAAAATTTAAAAATGTTTCTTGAAGGAAAGCTGGAAGGCTTAAAATAG
- the cas6 gene encoding CRISPR-associated endoribonuclease Cas6, which produces MRILKKGLKQCDIDIFEDFFGTAKQKNYTWAVYFQNVKFEKNEIRFLGDEKKATINFSAYDNVDSLNIYNAFSSLRFKEIEISEETKVAVTNISILPRKIIKDNVLIVKTMSPIVCRDHNQETKKDAYYIGTDDKFTEIIKRNLYTRLKELKGEYVKKDIEDLIIDSSQIKKVVVKHYDKTKKDKTLNYENKFNGKFLDTSVGILKLEGKSYILDYIYNAGLGSITGSGFGMLEKFK; this is translated from the coding sequence TTGCGTATTTTAAAAAAAGGATTGAAACAGTGTGATATTGATATTTTTGAAGATTTCTTTGGAACTGCAAAACAGAAAAATTATACATGGGCGGTTTATTTTCAGAATGTAAAATTTGAAAAAAATGAAATTAGATTTTTAGGCGATGAAAAAAAGGCTACAATTAATTTTTCGGCATACGATAATGTTGATAGTTTGAACATTTATAATGCTTTTTCAAGTCTAAGATTTAAAGAGATAGAAATTTCGGAAGAAACAAAGGTTGCGGTTACTAATATTTCAATTTTACCAAGAAAAATTATAAAGGATAATGTATTAATTGTTAAAACTATGTCCCCAATAGTTTGCCGTGATCATAATCAGGAGACTAAAAAAGATGCATACTATATAGGAACAGACGATAAATTTACTGAAATTATAAAAAGAAATCTTTATACAAGACTTAAAGAACTAAAAGGAGAATATGTAAAAAAAGATATTGAAGATTTGATAATAGATTCGAGTCAGATTAAAAAAGTTGTTGTAAAGCATTATGATAAGACTAAAAAAGATAAAACTTTAAATTATGAAAATAAATTTAATGGTAAATTTTTGGATACTTCAGTTGGTATATTGAAATTGGAAGGGAAAAGTTATATTTTGGATTATATTTATAATGCAGGGCTTGGGAGCATAACTGGAAGTGGGTTTGGAATGCTGGAAAAATTCAAATAA
- the cas5b gene encoding type I-B CRISPR-associated protein Cas5b, giving the protein MKAIKLKLYQNMVNYKVPTSFQLKESYPLPPYSTVIGMVHSLCDFKEYKPMKISISGNYFSKVNDLYTRYEFKNGNPFEMGRHQLNVNGYGINRGVATAELLVDVNLTIHIIPEDQSEEFLNTIFEAFKYPREYPSLGRREDIVLIKDVKIVDVEKKEMEEDLENGEEIFAYIPLSFVYDEKVEFGSPTSGIHICGTRYELTKNYELKNIGTKSKPKFIREWKKEEVLYSSNITALEEEIVPIDEDNEIVFCEL; this is encoded by the coding sequence ATGAAGGCAATTAAATTGAAATTGTATCAAAATATGGTGAATTATAAAGTTCCAACAAGTTTTCAGCTGAAAGAAAGCTATCCTTTGCCACCATATTCGACAGTAATTGGAATGGTTCATTCCCTCTGTGATTTTAAGGAATATAAACCGATGAAAATAAGTATCAGCGGAAATTATTTTTCTAAGGTTAATGACTTATACACAAGATATGAATTTAAAAATGGAAATCCTTTTGAAATGGGAAGGCACCAATTAAATGTAAATGGTTATGGTATTAATAGAGGAGTTGCAACTGCTGAACTGCTGGTTGATGTAAACTTGACAATTCATATTATCCCAGAAGATCAGTCAGAAGAATTTTTAAATACAATTTTTGAAGCATTCAAATATCCGAGAGAATACCCAAGCTTAGGAAGAAGAGAGGATATTGTGCTAATTAAGGATGTTAAGATTGTAGATGTGGAAAAGAAAGAAATGGAAGAGGATTTAGAAAATGGAGAAGAGATATTTGCATATATTCCTTTAAGTTTTGTATATGATGAAAAAGTTGAATTCGGTAGTCCAACTTCAGGTATTCATATTTGCGGTACGAGATATGAATTGACAAAAAATTATGAACTCAAAAATATTGGTACAAAATCAAAACCCAAATTTATAAGGGAGTGGAAAAAGGAAGAAGTACTATATTCTTCAAATATAACAGCATTGGAAGAAGAAATAGTTCCAATTGATGAAGATAATGAAATTGTTTTTTGTGAGTTGTAA
- the trpB gene encoding tryptophan synthase subunit beta, translated as MENKHFNEKAYFGQFGGQFVPETAMFALSELEAEYEKLKNDKEFFKEFDNLLKNYVGRETPLYYAKNLSEHYNHDIYLKREDLNHTGAHKINNALGQVLLAKKMGKKKVIAETGAGQHGVATATAAALLGLECDVYMGAVDIERQKLNVFRMELLGARVISIEDGLKTLKEATTAAIQSWVAEIETVFYVIGSVVGPHPYPTIVRDFQSIIGYETKAQLEELGKHADHVIACVGGGSNAIGIFSAFLEDGSTKLYGVEAGGYGIDTDMHAATLTLGKPGIIHGMKTYVLQNKYGQISPVHSISAGLDYPGVGPEHSHLFDTKRATYAPITDDEAMKALMLVTRKEGIIPAIESSHALAYLEKLCPTLSKDKRETIVVNVSGRGDKDMHTVFSVLKDKETGGKNGIYELNGGLENE; from the coding sequence ATGGAAAATAAACATTTTAATGAAAAGGCATATTTTGGACAATTTGGCGGACAATTTGTACCTGAAACTGCAATGTTTGCTCTTTCAGAACTGGAAGCCGAATATGAAAAGCTAAAAAATGACAAAGAATTTTTTAAAGAATTTGATAATTTGCTAAAAAATTATGTTGGGCGTGAAACTCCGCTCTATTATGCAAAAAATTTGAGTGAACATTATAATCACGATATTTACTTGAAAAGAGAAGATTTAAATCATACTGGTGCTCATAAAATTAATAATGCGCTTGGACAGGTTTTACTTGCTAAAAAAATGGGAAAGAAAAAAGTTATTGCTGAAACTGGGGCTGGACAGCATGGGGTTGCTACTGCTACTGCCGCCGCTCTATTAGGTTTGGAATGTGACGTTTATATGGGGGCTGTTGATATTGAACGGCAAAAATTAAATGTTTTTAGAATGGAACTTTTGGGCGCGAGAGTTATTTCTATTGAAGACGGGCTGAAAACCTTGAAGGAAGCGACAACTGCGGCTATTCAGTCTTGGGTTGCAGAGATAGAAACTGTGTTTTATGTAATCGGATCTGTTGTAGGGCCTCATCCATATCCGACTATCGTGCGTGATTTTCAGTCAATTATTGGCTATGAAACGAAAGCTCAGCTGGAGGAACTTGGAAAACATGCTGATCATGTGATTGCCTGTGTTGGTGGGGGAAGTAATGCTATTGGTATTTTTAGTGCATTTTTGGAAGATGGCTCAACAAAACTTTATGGAGTCGAAGCTGGAGGATACGGAATTGACACAGATATGCACGCTGCCACATTGACACTTGGAAAACCTGGAATTATTCACGGAATGAAAACTTATGTTCTTCAAAACAAATATGGACAAATAAGTCCAGTTCACTCAATTTCAGCTGGACTTGACTATCCAGGAGTAGGTCCTGAACATTCACATTTATTTGATACAAAAAGGGCAACTTACGCACCAATTACTGATGATGAGGCAATGAAGGCACTAATGCTTGTTACAAGAAAAGAAGGTATTATTCCAGCAATTGAGAGTTCACACGCATTAGCCTATCTTGAAAAATTATGTCCTACACTTTCTAAAGACAAGAGAGAAACTATCGTTGTAAATGTGTCTGGACGTGGAGATAAGGATATGCACACTGTTTTTTCTGTGTTAAAAGATAAGGAAACTGGTGGAAAAAATGGAATTTATGAGTTAAATGGAGGTTTAGAAAATGAATGA
- a CDS encoding HIRAN domain-containing protein — translation MLINNFSGIKLEFDGLYYGGNYDIEIFSDGRFYYSYIENTSVELKKGSFQINQKEIMIFEEMMDYFELLKNQSNYMINEFNFGSGVLVIHKNNGREEKIRLGKEMMFEYAKTLIDKYTKKSKRLFLLDTYLEGAKYIRNFAIKIKDEVQLDLFREFNGISLNAVAVFNSKKEKVGYLPKNQSEIIARMIDAGKKFVAVPIPFDEEIALKIYLLD, via the coding sequence ATGTTAATAAATAACTTTAGTGGGATAAAACTTGAGTTTGATGGACTTTATTATGGGGGAAATTATGATATTGAAATTTTTTCTGATGGAAGATTTTACTATTCATATATTGAAAATACATCGGTTGAGCTAAAAAAAGGCTCTTTTCAGATTAATCAAAAGGAAATTATGATTTTTGAGGAAATGATGGACTATTTTGAACTTTTAAAAAATCAGAGCAATTATATGATAAATGAGTTTAATTTTGGAAGTGGAGTTCTTGTTATTCATAAAAATAATGGACGGGAGGAAAAAATCAGGCTTGGCAAAGAAATGATGTTTGAATATGCAAAAACATTAATTGATAAATATACGAAAAAATCAAAACGACTTTTTCTACTGGATACTTATTTGGAAGGAGCTAAATATATTAGAAATTTTGCAATTAAAATTAAAGATGAAGTTCAATTGGATTTATTCCGTGAATTTAACGGCATTTCCCTAAATGCAGTGGCTGTATTTAATTCCAAAAAGGAAAAAGTAGGATATTTGCCAAAGAATCAAAGTGAAATTATCGCAAGAATGATTGATGCTGGAAAGAAGTTTGTTGCAGTTCCAATTCCATTTGATGAAGAAATAGCTTTAAAAATATATCTTTTAGATTAA
- the trpA gene encoding tryptophan synthase subunit alpha — protein MNEKNLDKKIIDIFREKEKVNIGYIVAGYPSVDFTKQFLQNLDNTALDMLEVGIPYSDPIADGKLISQASFLASEAGVTTDTIFNLLTEIKNDISKPLIFLIYYNLIFAYGIDEFIKKCCEANIKGIIIPDLPYEEAFEMSEKLKENNIALIPLVSVTSGNRMKKIISQGDGFIYAIGSLGVTGSKQVDLPRLESFINEIREVSDLPVSLGFGIKNNDNVNTMRKYADGVIVGTSIVEFLEKNDVAYLIQKINELFK, from the coding sequence ATGAATGAAAAAAATTTAGATAAGAAAATTATTGATATTTTTAGGGAAAAAGAAAAAGTAAATATTGGTTATATTGTCGCAGGTTACCCGAGCGTTGATTTTACAAAACAATTTTTACAAAATTTGGATAATACGGCTCTTGATATGCTAGAAGTCGGTATCCCCTACTCTGATCCCATAGCTGACGGAAAATTGATTTCACAAGCTTCATTTCTCGCTTCAGAAGCTGGAGTTACTACCGATACCATATTTAATTTACTAACAGAAATAAAAAACGATATTTCAAAACCTTTAATTTTTTTAATTTATTATAACTTAATATTTGCTTATGGAATTGATGAATTTATCAAAAAATGCTGTGAGGCTAACATTAAAGGTATAATCATTCCAGACTTGCCTTATGAGGAAGCCTTTGAAATGTCGGAAAAATTAAAAGAAAACAACATTGCTCTTATTCCACTTGTAAGTGTTACTTCTGGAAACAGAATGAAAAAAATTATTTCTCAAGGCGACGGCTTTATTTATGCAATCGGCTCTCTTGGAGTTACAGGTTCAAAACAAGTTGATTTACCACGTTTAGAATCTTTTATTAATGAAATTAGAGAAGTTTCAGACTTGCCAGTTTCATTAGGTTTTGGGATAAAAAATAATGATAATGTGAATACGATGAGAAAATATGCAGATGGGGTAATTGTGGGAACGAGTATTGTTGAATTTTTGGAAAAAAATGATGTGGCTTATTTGATTCAGAAAATTAATGAACTTTTTAAATAG